A stretch of Rhea pennata isolate bPtePen1 unplaced genomic scaffold, bPtePen1.pri scaffold_32, whole genome shotgun sequence DNA encodes these proteins:
- the LOC134154616 gene encoding olfactory receptor 14A16-like — MSNSSSLTEFLLLAFADTRELQLLHFLLFLGIYLAALLGNSLIITAIACNPHLHTPMYFFLLNLAILDLGSISTTVPKSMANSLWNTRTICYSGCAAQVFLFVFLFSAEHSLLTVMAYDRYVAICKPLHYGILMDSKTCVRMVAAAWASGFLNAVLHTANTFSIPLCQGNTVDQFFCEIPQILKLSCADSYLREVEALVVSLCLVFGCFVFIVLSYVQIFTAVLRIPSEQGQHKAFSMCLPHLAVVSLFVSTGLFAYLKPSSVSSPALDLVVTVLYSVVPPTVNPLIYSMRNKELQNALRKLISWTFFSSSKITFALCR, encoded by the coding sequence atgtccaacagcagctccctcactgaattcctcctcctggcatttgcgGACAcacgggagctgcagctcttgcacttcttgctcttcctgggcatctacctggctgccctcctgggcaacagcctcatcatcacagccataGCCTGTAATCCCCatctccacacccccatgtacttcttcctcctcaatcTTGCCATCCtcgaccttggctccatctccaccactgtccccaaatccatggccaattccctctgGAACACCAGGACCATTTGCTACTCtggatgtgctgcccaggtcttcctgtttgtcttcttgttttcagcagagcattctctcctcactgtcatggcctatgatcgctatgttgccatctgcaaaccccTGCACTATGGGATCCTCATGGACAGCAAAACTTGTGTCAGAATGgtagcagctgcctgggccagtgggtTTCTCAATGCTGTGCTTCACACTGCAAACACATTCTCAATAcccctctgccaaggcaacacagtggaccagttcttctgtgaaatcccccagatcctcaagctctcctgtgcagactcctacctcagggaagttgaggcTCTTGTGGTTAGTCTTTGTTTAGTCTTTgggtgctttgttttcattgtgctgtcctatgtgcagatcttcactgctgtgctgaggatcccctctgagcagggccagcatAAAGCCTTTTCTATGTGCCTCCCGCACCTGGCCGTGGTCTCTCTGTTTGTCAGCACTGGCCtctttgcctacctgaagccctCCTCCGtctcttccccagctctggatctggtggtgactgttctgtactcagtggtgcctccaacagtgaaccccctcatctacagcatgaggaacaaggagctccagaATGCCCTGAGGAAACTGATCTCATGGACATTTTTTAGTAGCAGTAAAATTACTTTTGCTCTCTGCAGATGA
- the LOC134154492 gene encoding olfactory receptor 14A16-like, which produces MSNSSSFDEFLLLAFADTQELQLLYFSLFLGIYLAALLGNGLVITAVVGDHHLHTPMYFFLLNLSFLDLGSISTTVPKFMANSLRNTSAISYSGCAAQVFLVLFLLSAELSLLTVMAYDRFVAICRSLHYGTIMGSRACVRMAAAAWASGFIYSLLHTGNTFSLPLCQGNAVDQFFCEIPQILKLSCADSYLREVGLIVVSVFLVFGCFIFIVVSYVQIFRAVLRIPSEQGRHKAFSMCLPHLAVVSLFVSTTAFAYLKPPSISSPSLDLVLAVLYSVVPPTLNSLLYSMRNKELQEAVRKLFQLVQTQ; this is translated from the coding sequence atgtccaacagcagctccttcgatgagttcctcctcctggcatttgcagacacacaggagctgcagctcttgtacttctccctcttcctgggcatctacctggctgccctcctgggcaacggcCTCGTCATCACAGCTGTAGTTGGTGACCACCATCTCCACActcccatgtacttcttcctcctcaatcTCTCATTCCtcgaccttggctccatctccaccactgtccccaaattcATGGCCAATTCCCTGAGGAACACCAGcgccatttcctactcaggatgtgctgcccaggtcttcctggttctcttcttgctttcagcagaactttctctcctcactgtcatggcctatgaccgtTTTGTTGCCATCTGCAGATCCCTGCACTATGGCACaatcatgggcagcagagcttgtgtcagaatggcagcagctgcctgggccagtggctTTATCTAttctctcctgcacactggaaatacattttcactacccctctgccaaggcaatgctgtggaccagttcttctgtgaaatcccccagatcctcaagctctcctgcgcagactcctacctcagggaagttgggcTTATTGTGGTTAGTGTCTTTTTAGTCTttgggtgtttcattttcattgtggtgtcctacgtgcagatcttcagggctgtgctgaggatcccctctgagcagggccggcacaaagccttttccatgtgcctccctcacctggctgttgtctccctgtttgtcagcaCTACAGcatttgcctacctgaagcccccctccatctcctccccatctctggatctggtgctggctgttctgtactcagtggtgcctccaacacTCAACTCGCTCctctacagcatgaggaacaaggagctccaggaggcagtgaggaaacTATTCCAGCTGGTACAAACTCAGTAG